One genomic segment of Fusobacterium nucleatum includes these proteins:
- a CDS encoding M20 family metallopeptidase codes for MNVLEEVKKIEQKIIQWRRDLHKIPELNLYLPKTTKYIEEKLKEMGIEYKTLVNGNAIVGLIKGNSEGKTIGFRADMDALPIEEETGLEFSSTHKGCMHACGHDGHTAMLLGAAKILNENRDKFKGNVKLLFQPGEEYPGGALPMIEEGAMENPKIDAVIGLHEGVIDERVGKGKIAYKDGCMMASMDRFLIKVKGKGCHGAYPQMGVDPIVIASEIILSLQKISSREINTNEPIIVSVCRINGGFSQNIIPDMVELEGTVRATNNETRKFIANRIEEIVKGITSANRGSYEIEYDFKYPAVINDKEFNKFFLESAKKIIGEENIFELPTPVMGGEDMAYFLEKAPGTFFFLSNPKVYPDGKIYSHHNPKFDVDENYFHVGAALFVQTVLDYLK; via the coding sequence ATGAATGTATTAGAAGAAGTAAAAAAGATTGAACAAAAAATCATACAATGGAGAAGAGATTTACACAAGATACCTGAATTAAACCTTTATCTTCCTAAAACCACGAAATATATTGAAGAAAAATTAAAAGAAATGGGAATTGAGTATAAGACATTGGTAAATGGCAATGCAATAGTAGGACTCATTAAAGGAAATTCAGAAGGAAAGACAATAGGATTTCGTGCTGATATGGATGCACTTCCAATTGAAGAAGAAACTGGTCTTGAATTTTCATCAACTCATAAAGGTTGTATGCATGCCTGTGGGCATGATGGGCATACTGCCATGTTATTAGGTGCTGCTAAAATTTTAAATGAAAATAGAGATAAATTTAAGGGAAATGTAAAACTTCTATTTCAACCAGGTGAAGAATATCCAGGAGGAGCTTTACCTATGATAGAAGAAGGAGCTATGGAAAATCCAAAAATAGATGCTGTCATAGGTTTACATGAAGGGGTTATTGATGAAAGAGTTGGAAAAGGAAAAATAGCCTATAAAGATGGTTGTATGATGGCATCAATGGATAGATTTTTAATAAAAGTAAAAGGTAAAGGTTGTCATGGTGCCTACCCACAAATGGGAGTTGACCCTATTGTTATAGCAAGCGAAATTATCCTTTCATTACAAAAAATCTCAAGCCGTGAAATAAATACAAATGAGCCTATAATAGTTTCAGTTTGTAGAATAAATGGAGGTTTTTCACAAAATATTATTCCTGATATGGTTGAGTTAGAAGGAACTGTAAGAGCAACTAATAATGAAACTAGAAAATTTATAGCAAATAGAATAGAAGAAATTGTAAAAGGTATCACTTCTGCAAATAGAGGAAGCTATGAGATAGAATATGATTTTAAATATCCAGCTGTTATAAATGATAAAGAATTTAATAAATTTTTCTTAGAATCTGCTAAAAAAATTATAGGAGAAGAAAATATTTTTGAATTACCTACACCTGTTATGGGTGGAGAAGATATGGCATATTTTTTAGAAAAAGCTCCAGGAACATTTTTCTTTTTAAGTAATCCAAAAGTTTATCCAGATGGAAAGATTTATTCTCATCATAATCCAAAATTTGATGTTGATGAAAACTATTTTCATGTAGGAGCAGCTTTATTTGTTCAAACTGTATTAGATTATTTAAAATAA
- a CDS encoding DUF340 domain-containing protein yields MPLTFNLLILIITGILTLIGNFVGFKVSPVEAIPGVLILIIIAFIGILLSKIIPIKIPSVAYIVTLATILTIPGMPMSELISNYTAKVNFLALCTPILAYAGIYTGKNLDTLKRTGWKIFILALFVMLGTYLGSAIIAQVILKMLGQI; encoded by the coding sequence ATGCCATTAACATTTAATTTATTGATACTTATTATAACTGGAATTTTAACTTTGATAGGAAATTTTGTTGGTTTTAAAGTTAGCCCTGTGGAAGCTATACCAGGAGTTTTAATTTTAATTATAATCGCTTTTATTGGAATTTTATTATCTAAAATAATACCTATTAAAATTCCAAGTGTTGCCTATATAGTTACACTTGCAACTATATTGACAATACCAGGAATGCCAATGTCAGAATTAATTTCTAATTATACAGCTAAAGTTAATTTCTTAGCATTGTGTACTCCTATACTTGCTTATGCAGGAATATATACTGGGAAAAATTTAGATACTTTAAAAAGAACTGGATGGAAAATTTTTATTTTAGCTTTATTTGTAATGTTAGGAACATATTTAGGTTCTGCTATTATTGCACAAGTGATTTTAAAAATGTTAGGACAAATATAA
- a CDS encoding DUF3601 domain-containing protein produces MYSYLYDNKFLLWTTIIFMFIGMITVTIILYIFFLSIVKRKKSKKEMEELLEILSTLKNNNRIERDKEMEKLSETLSPYEFESTQLNYVNKSFNFEKYLYSGDYIKVIKDFKDYYGFTHQVGEKWYFASQYSLLSEYGDVLYISTDKINVDTIYLEDRKDNLYTHPEEYFEILEQGRFKREVF; encoded by the coding sequence ATGTATTCTTATTTATATGATAATAAATTCTTATTGTGGACTACTATCATATTTATGTTTATTGGAATGATTACTGTCACTATTATTCTATACATATTCTTTTTATCAATTGTTAAACGAAAAAAAAGTAAAAAAGAAATGGAAGAGCTTTTAGAAATTCTTTCAACTTTGAAAAATAATAATAGAATTGAAAGAGATAAAGAAATGGAGAAACTTTCAGAGACTCTTTCTCCTTATGAATTTGAAAGCACACAGCTTAATTATGTTAATAAAAGTTTTAACTTTGAAAAATATCTTTATTCAGGAGATTATATAAAGGTGATAAAAGATTTTAAAGATTACTATGGTTTTACTCATCAAGTAGGTGAAAAGTGGTATTTTGCTTCTCAATATTCTTTACTTTCTGAATATGGAGATGTTCTTTATATCTCAACAGATAAAATTAATGTAGATACTATCTATCTTGAAGATAGAAAAGATAATCTCTATACTCACCCTGAAGAATATTTTGAAATTTTAGAGCAAGGAAGATTTAAGAGGGAAGTGTTTTAA
- a CDS encoding PLP-dependent cysteine synthase family protein gives MEKMKYLENLVGKTPMLELIFDYKGEERRIFVKNESYNLTGSIKDRMAFYTLKKAYEKNEIKKGAAIVEATSGNTGIAFSAMGAILGHPVIIYMPDWMSEERKSLIHSFGAKIVLVSRKEGGFLGSIEKTKEFAKNNPDTYLPNQFSNPYNSEAHYYGIGLEIVNEMKSLNLSIDGFVAGVGTGGTVMGIGQRIKENFSNAKICPLEPLNSPTLSTGYKVAKHRIEGISDEFIPDLIKLDKLDDVVSVDDGDAIVMAQKLAKCGLGVGISSGANFIGALMLQNKLGKDSVVVTVFPDDNKKYLSTDLMKEEKVKENFLSKDIALKEIKNVLRVI, from the coding sequence ATGGAAAAAATGAAATATTTAGAAAATTTAGTTGGTAAAACTCCTATGTTAGAATTGATATTTGATTATAAGGGAGAAGAAAGAAGAATTTTTGTAAAAAATGAAAGTTATAATTTAACTGGAAGTATTAAAGATAGAATGGCATTTTACACCTTGAAGAAGGCTTATGAAAAAAATGAGATAAAAAAAGGAGCAGCTATTGTTGAAGCAACAAGTGGAAATACAGGAATAGCTTTTTCGGCTATGGGAGCAATCTTAGGGCATCCTGTTATTATTTATATGCCAGATTGGATGAGTGAAGAAAGAAAGTCTTTAATTCATTCTTTTGGAGCAAAAATTGTTTTGGTGAGTAGAAAAGAAGGAGGATTTTTAGGAAGTATAGAAAAGACAAAAGAGTTTGCTAAAAATAATCCTGATACTTATTTGCCTAACCAATTTTCTAACCCTTATAACAGTGAAGCTCATTATTATGGAATAGGTTTAGAAATTGTAAATGAAATGAAAAGTTTAAATTTAAGTATTGATGGTTTTGTTGCAGGAGTTGGAACTGGTGGAACAGTTATGGGAATAGGACAAAGAATTAAAGAAAATTTCTCTAATGCAAAAATATGTCCACTTGAACCCTTAAATTCTCCAACTTTATCTACTGGATATAAGGTTGCTAAACATAGAATAGAAGGAATTTCTGATGAGTTTATACCTGATTTAATAAAATTAGATAAACTTGATGATGTAGTAAGTGTAGATGATGGAGATGCTATTGTTATGGCACAAAAACTTGCCAAATGTGGTCTAGGAGTAGGTATATCATCAGGAGCTAACTTTATAGGTGCATTGATGTTACAAAATAAACTTGGAAAAGATAGCGTTGTTGTGACTGTTTTCCCTGATGATAATAAAAAATATCTAAGTACAGATTTAATGAAAGAAGAAAAAGTAAAAGAAAATTTCCTATCAAAAGATATTGCTTTAAAAGAAATAAAAAATGTTCTTAGAGTAATTTAA
- a CDS encoding alpha/beta hydrolase has protein sequence MQFSFQEKGTGETIVLIHSYLWDSEMWREQIDLLSKKYHCLAIDLPSHGKENFDLKKGYSLSDLAKDVVDFIDEKSIKEFHYIGLSVGGMLAPYLYELKEDSMKSIIMMDSYSGEEGIEKHTLYFKLLDMIEEYKTIPQPMAVQIANMFFAKNNCNVENRNYFNFLNRLQNFDKTNIKNIVTLGRAIFGRDNKLDIIPKISCPLYFIVGNEDEPRPPKESLEMSKLNKNSKYIVVENAGHISNLDNTKFVNKIFSEIFKL, from the coding sequence ATGCAATTTTCATTTCAAGAAAAAGGAACAGGAGAAACAATTGTTTTAATACATTCATATCTATGGGATAGTGAAATGTGGAGAGAGCAGATAGACTTATTAAGTAAAAAATATCATTGTCTTGCTATTGATTTACCAAGTCATGGAAAAGAAAATTTTGATTTAAAAAAAGGATATTCACTAAGTGATTTAGCAAAAGATGTTGTTGATTTTATTGATGAAAAAAGTATTAAAGAATTTCATTATATTGGACTTTCTGTTGGAGGAATGTTAGCACCATATTTATATGAATTAAAAGAAGATAGTATGAAGTCAATAATTATGATGGATAGCTATTCAGGAGAGGAAGGAATAGAAAAACACACTTTATATTTTAAATTATTAGACATGATAGAAGAGTATAAAACTATACCTCAACCTATGGCAGTTCAAATAGCAAATATGTTTTTTGCTAAAAATAACTGTAATGTTGAAAATAGAAATTATTTTAATTTTTTAAATAGATTACAAAATTTTGACAAAACTAATATAAAGAATATAGTAACTTTGGGTAGAGCTATATTTGGAAGAGATAATAAACTTGATATTATACCAAAGATTAGTTGTCCACTATATTTTATTGTTGGAAATGAAGATGAACCAAGACCACCAAAAGAAAGTTTAGAAATGAGTAAATTAAATAAAAATTCAAAATATATTGTTGTAGAAAATGCAGGACACATTTCTAATTTAGATAATACTAAATTTGTAAATAAAATATTTTCAGAAATTTTCAAATTATAG
- a CDS encoding IS110-like element ISFnu4 family transposase produces the protein MFLLGIDIAKLNHVASCIDSSTNEIVFSNFKFKNDFIGFSALLDKIETFDTKNLIIGLESTSHYGENLINFLFKQHFKVALINPLQTSHLRKANIRDAKNDNLDSLNIAKSLIFAKLSFISEKNINCFSLKKLTRFRSSLIKQRSKAKIQLTSLLDLLFPELQYLFKSKIHSKAIYSLLKKYPSAEEIAALKDDEISNLLYASSKGHFKKEKSIELKSLAKTTVGIKDTSISLHVIQLIELIELYDKQIKDIVTKIADTVDKLDTKLLSVPGISIIACAIILGETNNFNNFSDSTKLLAFAGLDPKIRQSGNFNASSCRMSKKGSPYLRYALIFTAWNIVRHSEKFNKYYCLKRSQGKSHYNSLGHVAHKLVRVIFTLIKKNIVYQEENLE, from the coding sequence ATGTTTTTACTAGGTATTGATATTGCTAAACTTAACCATGTTGCTTCTTGTATTGATTCTTCTACTAATGAAATTGTTTTTTCTAATTTTAAATTCAAAAATGATTTTATAGGTTTTAGTGCTCTTTTAGATAAAATCGAAACTTTTGATACTAAAAATCTTATTATTGGCTTAGAATCAACTTCTCATTATGGAGAAAATCTTATCAATTTTTTATTTAAACAACATTTTAAAGTTGCGCTTATTAATCCATTGCAAACTTCACATCTAAGAAAAGCTAACATTAGAGATGCTAAAAATGATAATTTAGACTCTCTTAATATTGCTAAATCTTTAATTTTTGCTAAACTTAGCTTTATTTCTGAGAAAAATATTAACTGTTTCTCTCTAAAAAAACTTACTAGGTTTAGAAGTAGCTTAATTAAACAAAGAAGTAAAGCTAAAATTCAGTTAACATCTTTACTTGATTTACTTTTTCCAGAACTACAATATCTTTTTAAAAGTAAAATTCACAGTAAAGCTATTTACTCTCTTCTTAAAAAATATCCTTCAGCAGAGGAGATAGCAGCCCTAAAAGATGATGAAATTTCTAATCTTTTATATGCTTCTTCAAAAGGACATTTCAAAAAAGAAAAGTCCATTGAGCTTAAGAGTCTTGCTAAAACCACTGTTGGAATTAAAGATACTTCAATATCATTACATGTAATTCAGTTAATAGAATTAATTGAATTATATGATAAACAAATTAAAGATATTGTAACTAAAATAGCTGATACAGTTGATAAATTAGATACAAAATTATTATCAGTTCCTGGAATAAGTATTATTGCTTGTGCAATAATATTAGGAGAAACAAATAACTTCAATAATTTTTCTGATTCTACAAAATTACTTGCATTTGCTGGTCTTGATCCTAAGATAAGACAATCAGGTAATTTTAATGCTTCATCTTGTAGAATGTCTAAAAAAGGTTCTCCATATTTAAGATATGCTTTAATTTTTACTGCTTGGAACATTGTTAGACATTCAGAAAAGTTTAACAAATACTATTGTTTAAAACGCTCACAAGGCAAATCCCATTACAATAGTCTTGGACATGTTGCGCATAAACTAGTGAGAGTTATATTTACACTGATAAAGAAGAATATTGTTTATCAGGAAGAAAATTTAGAATAG
- the xseA gene encoding exodeoxyribonuclease VII large subunit, whose product MEKIYSVSEFNRMVKSYIDDIDDFQEFFIEGEISNITYYKSGHLYFSIKDSKSQIKCVAFNYKLKRIPEDLKEGDLVKLFGDVGFYEARGDFQVLARYIEKQNTLGSLYAKLEKVKEKLAGLGYFNEEHKKDLPKFPKNIGVVTALTGAALQDIIKTTRKRFNSINIYIYPAKVQGIGAEQEIIKGIETLNKIEEIDFIIAGRGGGNIEDLWAFNEEEVAMAFFNSKKPIISAVGHEIDFLLSDLTADKRAATPTQAIELSIPEKESLLEDLKAREIYITKLLKSYVDSMKKELLLRIENYHLKNFPNTINSLRESIVEKEIKLKEAMESFIEQKRNIFENKIDKISVLNPINTLKRGYTVSQVKNKRIDVLDDIEINDEMVTILKDGKVISVVKEKIYEKNIN is encoded by the coding sequence GTGGAAAAAATATATTCAGTATCAGAATTCAATAGAATGGTAAAAAGCTATATAGATGATATTGATGATTTTCAAGAATTTTTTATTGAAGGTGAAATTTCAAATATAACTTATTATAAAAGTGGTCATTTATATTTTTCAATAAAAGATAGTAAATCACAAATAAAATGTGTAGCTTTTAATTATAAATTAAAAAGAATTCCTGAAGATTTAAAAGAAGGAGATTTAGTAAAATTATTTGGTGATGTAGGTTTCTATGAAGCTAGAGGTGATTTTCAAGTATTAGCTAGATATATAGAGAAACAAAATACTTTAGGTAGTCTTTATGCTAAACTTGAAAAAGTTAAAGAAAAGCTAGCAGGACTTGGATATTTTAATGAAGAACATAAAAAAGATTTACCTAAATTTCCTAAAAATATTGGAGTTGTAACTGCTTTAACAGGAGCAGCTCTTCAAGACATTATTAAAACAACAAGAAAAAGATTTAATTCAATAAATATATATATTTATCCTGCAAAGGTACAAGGTATTGGTGCAGAACAAGAAATTATAAAAGGTATAGAAACATTAAATAAAATTGAAGAAATAGACTTTATAATTGCAGGTAGAGGTGGAGGAAATATAGAAGATTTGTGGGCATTCAATGAAGAAGAAGTTGCAATGGCATTCTTTAACTCAAAAAAGCCTATAATATCAGCAGTAGGTCATGAAATAGATTTTTTGCTATCAGATTTAACAGCAGATAAAAGAGCTGCAACTCCTACTCAAGCAATAGAACTTTCTATTCCAGAAAAAGAGAGTCTATTAGAGGATTTAAAAGCTAGGGAAATTTATATAACTAAGTTATTAAAATCTTATGTTGATTCTATGAAAAAAGAATTATTATTGAGAATAGAAAATTATCATCTTAAAAATTTTCCAAATACAATTAATAGTTTAAGAGAAAGTATAGTTGAAAAAGAAATAAAGTTAAAAGAAGCAATGGAAAGTTTTATTGAGCAAAAAAGAAATATTTTTGAAAATAAAATAGATAAGATTTCAGTTTTAAATCCTATAAATACATTAAAAAGAGGATATACTGTAAGTCAAGTAAAAAATAAAAGAATAGATGTCTTAGATGATATAGAAATCAATGATGAAATGGTAACTATATTAAAAGATGGAAAAGTAATAAGTGTAGTTAAGGAGAAAATTTATGAAAAAAATATTAATTAG
- a CDS encoding VOC family protein, with translation MYIEHIAMYVNDLEKTKEFFIKYLGAKANNIYHNKKTDFKSYFLTFDSGCRLEIMTKPELVDDKKDLKRTGFIHIAFSVGSKEKVDELTEILKADGYEVISGPRTTGDGYYESCIVAIEGNQIEITI, from the coding sequence ATGTATATAGAACATATAGCAATGTATGTAAATGATTTAGAAAAAACTAAGGAATTTTTTATCAAATATTTAGGTGCAAAAGCAAATAATATTTATCACAATAAAAAAACTGATTTTAAATCTTATTTTTTAACTTTTGATAGTGGATGCCGTTTGGAAATTATGACTAAACCAGAGTTAGTTGATGATAAAAAAGATTTAAAAAGAACAGGTTTTATCCATATAGCATTTAGTGTTGGTAGTAAAGAAAAAGTAGATGAATTAACTGAAATATTAAAAGCAGACGGCTATGAGGTTATAAGTGGGCCAAGAACAACAGGTGATGGTTACTATGAAAGTTGCATTGTTGCTATTGAAGGAAATCAAATAGAAATTACAATTTAA
- a CDS encoding WGR domain-containing protein has translation MIQALHFKNEKSDKFWFVETLDSEMMVNYGKTGTTGKYEIKEFDTNEDCEKEALKLINSKKKKGYEEFPEFDRNNRYYFDDEEYGLNPLTSHPTFRKYFLDNFYYDCGDEEAPFGSDEGHDAFYELEESVRKKKKINFFDFPRVIIEEILEMDYLTPDLKQVDEELKAQAKLSFNGLPGEQIILQSDQVILAVTFGQAKITGRIDKNLLELALKSLNRIDRLNRLIWNWDKEEATYYIETMKKDLIRYKEDFQK, from the coding sequence ATGATACAAGCACTTCATTTTAAAAATGAAAAATCTGATAAATTTTGGTTTGTAGAAACACTTGATTCAGAAATGATGGTTAATTATGGAAAGACTGGGACAACTGGCAAATATGAAATAAAAGAATTTGATACTAATGAAGATTGTGAAAAAGAAGCTTTAAAACTAATAAATTCAAAAAAGAAAAAAGGTTATGAGGAATTTCCAGAATTTGATAGAAATAATCGTTATTATTTTGATGATGAAGAATATGGTTTAAATCCTTTAACAAGTCATCCAACTTTTAGAAAATATTTTTTAGATAATTTTTATTATGATTGTGGAGATGAAGAAGCTCCTTTTGGTAGTGATGAAGGACATGATGCTTTCTATGAATTAGAAGAAAGTGTAAGAAAGAAAAAGAAAATAAATTTTTTTGATTTTCCAAGAGTAATAATAGAAGAAATTTTGGAAATGGATTATTTAACTCCTGATTTAAAACAGGTAGATGAAGAATTAAAAGCACAAGCAAAATTAAGTTTTAATGGTTTACCAGGAGAACAAATAATTTTACAAAGTGATCAAGTAATCTTAGCCGTCACTTTTGGTCAAGCAAAAATTACAGGAAGGATAGATAAAAACTTATTGGAATTAGCTTTAAAATCTTTAAATAGAATTGATAGGCTGAATAGACTTATTTGGAATTGGGACAAAGAAGAAGCAACTTATTATATTGAAACTATGAAAAAAGACTTAATAAGATATAAAGAGGATTTTCAAAAGTAA
- a CDS encoding DUF3100 domain-containing protein, translating to MKNIKLHFIALCLVVISEYIGIVKFNLGKGVIALFPMLYAMVFGVLTKYLKIANEKDMEDAGTLVSVTLLLLMAKYGTTIGPSFPKLVSASPALILQEFGNIGTVLLGVPVALFLGLKRETIGATHSIAREPNIAIIADKYGLDSPEGEGVLGVYIVGTVFGTVFIGLLASFLAAYTPLHPYSLAMASGVGSASMMTASVGALSTLYPDMADTIAAFGASSNLLSGLDGVYMSIWIALPLTEYLYKKINKEGK from the coding sequence ATGAAAAATATAAAACTACATTTTATTGCACTGTGTTTGGTTGTAATTTCAGAGTATATAGGAATAGTAAAATTTAATCTTGGAAAAGGAGTTATAGCTTTATTTCCAATGTTATATGCAATGGTTTTTGGAGTTCTTACTAAATATTTAAAAATAGCAAATGAAAAGGATATGGAAGATGCAGGAACACTTGTAAGTGTAACTTTGCTTCTATTAATGGCAAAATATGGAACAACAATAGGACCTTCATTTCCAAAATTAGTTTCTGCTAGTCCAGCATTAATATTACAAGAATTTGGGAATATAGGAACTGTACTTCTAGGAGTGCCTGTTGCATTGTTTTTAGGATTAAAAAGAGAAACAATAGGTGCTACTCACTCAATAGCAAGAGAACCAAATATCGCTATAATAGCTGATAAATATGGGCTTGATTCTCCAGAAGGGGAAGGAGTTTTAGGGGTATATATAGTAGGAACTGTTTTTGGAACTGTCTTTATAGGATTACTTGCTTCATTTTTAGCAGCATATACACCTTTACACCCATATTCACTTGCTATGGCATCAGGAGTGGGTTCTGCTAGTATGATGACAGCTTCTGTCGGTGCTTTATCAACTCTATATCCAGATATGGCAGATACCATTGCTGCTTTTGGTGCTTCAAGTAATCTTTTATCTGGACTTGATGGAGTATATATGTCTATTTGGATAGCTCTACCTTTAACAGAATACCTATACAAAAAAATCAACAAGGAGGGAAAATAA
- the brnQ gene encoding branched-chain amino acid transport system II carrier protein, with amino-acid sequence MYKTKDVLLTGFALFAMLFGAGNLIFPPMLGYDTNSSWTLTMLAFTITGVGFPFLGILSVSIAGNGIKDFANRVSPTFSKIFAIISILAIGPMLAIPRTGATAYEITFLYNGMENPIYKYIYLICYFGIVILFSLRANKVIERVGKILTPILLILLFLIIIKGIFFANLSVKSDIYPHAFKKGFLEGYQTMDTIASIAYAGIILKAIKNGRNLTQKQEFSFLIKAGLVAILSLALIYGGFAFVGAKMHSVLVTKDKIELLVKTTSYLLGDYGNLILAICVAGACLTTAIGLVATVGEFFSSITSFKYEKIVIFTVIISFLLSILGVESIIRISVPILVFIYPVIISLIVLNLFGKYIKNDYVYKGVVLFTGIIGLIEGLASIGITNSYTSLVLEILPFSDYGLTWLFPGLIGCILFSFIFKKSENKL; translated from the coding sequence ATGTATAAAACAAAAGATGTATTACTAACGGGTTTTGCACTTTTTGCAATGTTATTTGGAGCAGGAAATTTAATATTTCCCCCAATGTTAGGCTATGATACTAATTCAAGTTGGACACTAACAATGTTGGCATTTACAATAACAGGAGTAGGTTTTCCTTTTTTAGGAATTTTATCAGTTTCTATCGCAGGAAATGGTATAAAGGATTTTGCTAACAGAGTCTCTCCAACTTTTTCAAAAATATTTGCTATTATTTCAATTCTTGCAATAGGTCCTATGCTTGCAATTCCAAGAACTGGAGCTACTGCCTATGAAATAACTTTTTTATACAATGGAATGGAAAATCCTATTTATAAATATATTTATTTAATTTGTTATTTTGGAATAGTAATTTTATTTTCATTAAGAGCTAATAAAGTAATTGAAAGAGTTGGCAAAATTTTAACACCAATATTATTAATACTTTTATTTTTAATAATTATAAAAGGAATATTTTTTGCTAATTTATCTGTAAAATCAGATATTTATCCTCACGCTTTTAAAAAAGGTTTCTTAGAAGGATATCAAACAATGGACACGATAGCTTCTATTGCTTATGCTGGAATTATTTTAAAAGCCATAAAAAATGGTAGAAATCTAACTCAAAAACAAGAATTTTCTTTTTTAATAAAAGCTGGTCTTGTTGCTATATTATCATTAGCTTTGATATATGGAGGTTTTGCATTTGTTGGAGCTAAAATGCACTCTGTTTTAGTTACAAAAGACAAAATAGAGTTGTTAGTGAAAACAACTTCCTATCTTTTAGGGGACTATGGAAATTTAATATTAGCAATTTGTGTTGCAGGAGCTTGTCTTACAACTGCAATAGGATTAGTTGCTACTGTGGGAGAGTTTTTTAGTTCAATAACTTCTTTTAAATATGAAAAGATAGTAATTTTTACTGTGATTATTAGTTTTTTACTATCAATTTTAGGAGTTGAAAGTATAATTAGAATTTCTGTACCTATTTTAGTTTTTATTTATCCTGTAATAATTTCTTTGATAGTTTTAAATTTATTTGGAAAATATATAAAGAACGATTATGTATATAAAGGTGTGGTTTTGTTTACTGGAATTATAGGACTTATAGAGGGTTTAGCATCAATAGGAATAACAAACTCTTATACAAGTTTAGTTTTAGAGATACTTCCATTTTCAGATTATGGTTTAACATGGTTATTTCCTGGATTAATTGGATGTATACTTTTTTCATTTATATTTAAAAAATCAGAAAATAAATTATAA
- a CDS encoding GNAT family N-acetyltransferase translates to MIRKCTLEDKKDWVRLNKQFIEYEYKDENVWNSPLKFGNLEEDFELVLNDTSTILFAIIEEEKMIGFMNIQCFYSIWSHGKVFFLDDFFIEENFRRKGYGEKALKDLQKYAKKSGIKRIQLMAENTNPRAIEFYKKHKFNEQEIHLFLKYLI, encoded by the coding sequence ATGATTAGAAAATGCACATTGGAAGATAAAAAAGATTGGGTTAGATTAAATAAACAATTTATAGAATATGAATATAAAGATGAAAATGTTTGGAATTCTCCTCTTAAATTTGGAAATTTAGAAGAAGATTTTGAATTAGTTTTAAATGATACCTCAACTATTTTATTTGCTATTATAGAGGAAGAAAAAATGATAGGTTTTATGAATATTCAATGTTTTTATAGTATTTGGAGCCATGGAAAAGTATTTTTCTTAGATGATTTCTTCATTGAAGAAAATTTTAGAAGAAAAGGTTATGGAGAAAAAGCACTTAAAGATTTACAAAAATATGCTAAAAAGAGTGGAATAAAAAGAATTCAATTAATGGCTGAAAATACAAATCCAAGAGCAATAGAATTTTATAAAAAACATAAATTTAATGAACAAGAAATTCATTTATTTTTAAAATATTTAATATAA
- a CDS encoding DUF3601 domain-containing protein: MSKILLILPFVFVFIGIFTVIYIIYTTINEKRRKKLRDEEFKKIKETLFSYEFESTQKNAVNKNFDFENYLYSGDYVKVIKDFKDYYGFTYQAGEKFYFACVYFLPYEDGYTLYISKNKLNINPIYLQNREETQGEICSHPEEYFEIIEQGRFKR; encoded by the coding sequence ATGTCTAAAATTCTATTAATACTTCCATTTGTATTTGTATTTATTGGAATTTTTACTGTTATTTATATTATATATACAACTATAAATGAAAAAAGAAGAAAAAAATTAAGAGATGAAGAATTTAAAAAAATTAAAGAAACTCTATTTTCTTATGAGTTTGAAAGCACTCAAAAAAATGCTGTCAATAAAAATTTTGACTTTGAAAATTATCTGTATTCAGGAGATTATGTAAAAGTTATAAAAGATTTTAAAGATTACTATGGTTTTACTTATCAAGCAGGGGAAAAATTTTATTTTGCCTGTGTATATTTTTTACCTTATGAAGATGGTTATACACTTTATATTTCAAAAAATAAACTTAATATAAATCCTATTTATCTTCAAAATAGAGAAGAAACACAGGGTGAAATTTGTTCTCACCCAGAAGAATATTTTGAGATTATAGAGCAAGGAAGATTTAAAAGATGA